In the genome of Chrysoperla carnea chromosome 5, inChrCarn1.1, whole genome shotgun sequence, the window GTATTTCGTCtattaccatttatcaataaccATTTTTCCTGTTACAAATGgttggaaattttgattcagaatGAATATTGTTATCTTTTAGTCTATTATAAAGGGAGCACACGAACCTAAATATGTAGTAACTCGAGCGTCGTCGAGATCTATTAGATTTTCTAACAtagttgattttaagaaaaaaagacccgacaaagtttttcaatttagcGGTGGTGGAGGACTTACAGACCTTAGAAAATGTAAATCCCGGGTTAGAAGGACCTTAGTAAGTTACGGgcattttaaaatgtaagttACAGTTACAGGCCTTCGATTGAGCGGTGTGGGTGGCCGTGAGTAaggattaaaaatgaaaaaaaagtaactcGAGCGTGTCAGATTTTCATAGTGGACGTTAAGTGGACCCCAACAAAAATTCTCATACAAAACACTGGCGATTTCAAGGTGACACAAGCACAGcgcgaatttttaaaaatgaaaaaaaaatatcgggAAGTGTAGTAAATGAAGCGTGTCAGATTTTTATAATAGAGATTCAACTTGATGCCCTCATCATGCTGTACCTTAATGTGACTAAAATCTTGTGAAGTTTTCTTAATCTAACAAAGCACACACTTGATAATACTTGTATTCATTGTTGTACGTTACACATAAGAGAGAAGttgcaagttttttaatttttttatcttatttttttttcgaaaatttactaaaaattacaaagaaaaattaaaaaaattttttttttcaattaatttttcatttttcaaatcatttacaattgaaaatggtttttctaaactgtaAATTCAAACGGCAGCGAAGTCAACACCTCGCTTTCGTAACGCTATTCCTCGgagaaataatatgaataatgataaattgtttgTCTCTTAACtggctttcactatattataacacATATTTTCATAGAAACCGATTGACAACCAACGGTCAAATACGTCAATaccgtttttttattcaaaaatataactattttttattaataattaataaaaaaaatgaaattattaatttaaaaaaaaaaaaactacttaaatattctttagatgaattattctttcatttatatatgtatttgtggCAAAACAAATGCAAGTTCTCTATTTACATAACTGAATATATCCGCGCAAAACTTTTTTTGCGATTTATGAGGTTGCGGCTTGCTGAAATCgtcaaattatatgtttttcgtATTCCTTGAATTTTTTCCttcaaaataagaaacaaatttgACCGCGTCCAAGTTACCTctggtaaagttttttttttcgcaacTATACAAGCTTCCCATTTGCTAGCACCATATCTTAATCTCGCGCTTGAGTTAAATCaactatcgatttttttttactaatcagATCGTATGCCCTACACGATTGTACCTATTTTAAGGGCAAATATTTGGTGGTGGTACTTAGGAAGCTTCAAAGAACCCTCCTCCCTATATGTTAATCTGACGCACTCGAGTTACTCCTCAAATCCCTTTTTGGGCTCCGCTACTATATAAGAGCCAAGTTCTCCATTAGCAAGCTGCTAATTACTGTATTAATATCAGGGCCCGATTTAGCTATTTAGCCGCTccgggcaaaaataatatttgccgccCTTCACACTCATATTATAAACATGGTGTATTTTTTAAGtggacatatgcttgaaactcggtgaataaatttaatcgaggataatacttcaaacgaaaaatgttagttacaaagggacacatcttataccggcatcgaattcgatcttaGTTTTCAGGTTCatttaaaacctcactctgattcgtaactgacaaacattagatgaacgttttaaattagaaagttgttctttataaatacgcaagcattttttgtttcaaacatttttttgtaaaccgaatagtttagacagtaattgatagcaaaaatctagctttttgtgcgtttgttcattcaatttgaactaaaatggtctttatagaaaaacaaaccacttttattggatttatttgaaaatttttttcgaagagtgtttAGATTTTGCAGAAAcatttatacgaaataacaattttgaaacgaaaaaacaattttgagtaaaacttGTTAGCCGCACCAGGCGGTTGCCCCGCCCATGAATTTTACGCCCGTGAATTGATATTACTTATAACGTTGATATGAgttgttttgtatgaaaaacagtgtcacgaagaaaaaaaagatttcaaaattacattttcaagAGCGTATAGCGCCAAAACAGAGCAACTTTTACTGGGACATGTTTAgctaaatcgacttattttgagctAAGTCATATGTGTTAGAGCGTTGTAAAGACATTATAGTGGCAccctgtatatgtaaaaaataaaaaatggatttaataaacataaatgtaaattgcgaTCCAAGGAACAACACTTTTCGAATATTATTGGAttaataatgtttgaaaaaaaaattcgcattttattaacttttgattttattttaacgttattaatttttgtttataaaatttataaagtaggaTCATTTTCTACAAAGTCTTTAAGTATTGCgaatttcttaatttaattatccCGTAATTATCTCTTAATTAACCCGTCCGATTCTTCAACGCGATAATTAAGAGAAAAACAAtggtttttagaaataaaatacttgGAAAAACAAACTTGTAGTGTatgaagttattttaaaataatccgaAAGGCGCAAAATacgacaatttaaaaaagaaatcagCTTTTTTGTGTTTTAGAATTGCCCTACAACCTCTGCATAATTAATAATCTCATAGATGCACAATGAAACCGTGAAAACAGAAAGACAAACGGGAATTTACAAACGATAATAGATGTTTGACATAACACTGGACAATGTGTACACTATAGTTATTACACTATAGTTTGTAAATTCTAGTTATTCTTTGCGTTTTCGATGTTCCATACAGGGCCCGATCTAGCTATTTTGCCGCTccgatcaaaaatattatttgccgCCCTTTACATAACATATACAGGAAACTTAAAGTaggcatatgcttgaaactcgataaataaatttaatcgaggaaaattctTCAAACCTAAAATATCAGTGTCAAAGTGGCACATCtgataccggcatcgaattcgatttaAGTTTtgaggttcaattaaaacctcactttgattcataactgacaaacatcaGACGAactgtttaaattataaagttgttctttataaatacgcaaacatttttttgtaaatcgaatagttgagacagtaattgatagcaaaaatataGCTTTTTGTTCGCTTTGTTCATTCAATTAGAACTGAAATAGCTTTTATAGAAAAACGCAccccttttatttgatttgttggaaattttttttcgaagaatgcctagatttcgcagaaacaattattcaaaataacaattttgatacgaaaaaacaatttaggggaaaacttttcaatttgtttttacctaaactgtacggtttacggaaaaatgtttcgaacaaaaaaatttactttctaatcaataacaactttctaatttaaagtgttcatctatcgattgcCAATTATGGCGTAGAGTAGGCTTGCAAACCTAGGTCACGTTtgatgtctgcgtaagatgtgcgcctacacatccaacattttttgctttaagcttttttatcgagtttcaagcctgtttcaacttaaaaaagacacctgtatacagggtatatgtattatatgtacagtttcGCTTGATTccaatagtgtttttttttatcgataaaaaagtattttattaatacattataataaatttttccatataatcCCAGTTTTCAGAATAGTCCTGGTCTCATTGAGTCCCGTTTATCAAGATtactgtatatcatattttaaggatttgaATCGGGCTTTGGTTCCATCATGCATCCACGAGATTAAAATTATGCAGAGATTGTAGGGCAACTATAAACgaagaaaatgtttctttttaaattgtaattaaaatactttgttaccGATCGCGAACGGCttttttggctttttatttttatgtttaaataatactaatccGATATAAAATTGGattctctacaaaaatttttatatacaatttctcgaaattttgtttattttacgagatatttggaaaaaaaaaaatgggtgcttttttatttctatcttcAATTTCCACCCTCTTATTTAATAGCACACcgcggtttttttttctttaataacccATTGAACGATGCTTGCAATAAAAACCAGTGAACCTTTCTTTTCTAAATGACTAGCCTATTATGCCTAATACACAAAAATAAGTCCTTATTAATACACTTAAACTAAAGATCTTCAATCGTCCACGAAGATATTTTCTGATGTAAAGTCATTCCATTATATTGTCGAACCGGTACATCTGATAGAATCGGAGAGTCGACTATCActttatattcactttttgtttttggtgtATAAAAATCTGATAATTTTGGTGTTATATCTTTTTTACGAAATtctatttttgatgttttgttaCGGTCATTGAATTGTTTTATCTTTTCTGTAGGTACGTCCAATGGTATTAGATCTTTGTACACTTGAACATCCGGGGGGAAACTAATCTTTTTTGAAACCTAAAAACATAatcgataataaattaataatattcgaaTAGGCCAAGTGTGGCCAAGCGTAGTTTTAGTTTCAGAAAGGCTTAGAATTTCATAGGTGGTGACTTAAGTAAACATATTGATTcggtcaatttaaacattcgaaggtacaaaaattcgcacccggctgaaatttggtaggattaATCAAAACACCTTCTTAAGTGAAATCTAAAAATTCCTCATCGATCCGAGATGTGGGAAAAAATTTACGCGGGGTCAAATCTCACAAAAACGGATTTTTCCTGATTTCCAGCAACACggtaagttttattataaaattagctCAGACAAAAATTGCAGAGCAGATAATTAATCTCAgtctcaatactttttttcctaaGATCCACCGTTTcggagatataacgattcaaaaagttggaaaaGTTGTAGTCGTCATATGattttatggatggacatataattctatggcttacattgaaaattttgaaaatttaataatattttctaacaaatttaaatcagtaattttgtgaatttgcatataaaaagtattatttatacaatttcgtatcttattttcacaatttttaatgcaacaagtttaattaatttctatatttcaataattttaactggaCATTCACTATAATATATGTAAGTTACACTGATcgagagaaaaatattttgacttgtATTACAGCTTCAGTGATGCATATACGTAACTTTTACATATTTAACGATTACAATCTCTTCCAACTTTTTgtatcgttatatctcagaaaggGTAGCTCTTACGATAAAAAGTATTGAGacattatcatatttaattatcGGATCTACAATATTTGTCTgagctaattttatgataaaaccgTTGTGCTGGAAATCACGAAAAACTCGtttttgtaacatttgaatCCGCGTAAATCTCTTTCCATGTAtcggatcgatgaggactttttagattttatttataatggtgTTTTGAAAAATCTTACTAAATTTCACCCGGGTGCGAATTATTGTACcttcaatcatatttttttatttatcttgacCGGATCAATTTACTAcaatttggattttttaccTTGCTTCGTTTGAGAAACTCACTGATTcctttctaataatttttctcaaagaagatattttcaaaatttttcctgAAACTGGTTTCATCTTGAACTTACCTGtctattgacaatttttttttcgtatggCGTTAAATCATCTACACTACAATACTTTTTCGTTTCGTTACATTTTCCTTCCAATTCTAAAATGCGTTGGGCATATTGTAAACATGAATTCATTTCAGGTTTCGAATACTTCTGAATATTTTCGTCAGATTTTGATAAACATTGGTCGGTGTCATCGTAACTTGATGTTTCTTTAAATCGTGAATTCGGTTCTCGAATTACTTTAATACTATctcgtatttttatatttggttcTATTTGTGATGTGAATTTTACTGAAcattttttatgcaataatggataatttgtttttttcataacaattattttgaagtaaatcACTTAAATAACTTATCAAagaactgttttaaatttttaactgacatattgaaaacattcaaaatatagCGGCAGTTCTTAGGTATGTTCCATGAAGAATGTAgaacaggagaaagatcgctatgtactaaagcattagcgtacctgtccctaaaaatatgtagaatttatagttcatttttcagccaccagtcGCGCTGTCAACAAGAAGTTgtatctgtgaagttagctgttgttgttagcataatgtacaaattgatatatcatttgaaattagcgcacaacagaccgcttttattgatactacatattgatcgcagcgcctcacttattttatacatattttggggacaatattttctatagcgatcgttctcctgttCTACATTCTTCATGGTATGTTCATTGACATTCATTGACTTTATAGTTATACATAGACTAAGGATCGCCTATCTTAAACTTTCCATGCAGTGAGAAGCGTGCCAacaactgaggtaattgttTAGGTCACCTagggatatttataaaaaaactacatttatgaaaagaatataggaatatttttcaaaaaaatatacattgaatatagggacatttatcaaaaaaatatacattgaatgttaaattttcatataacaaaatgttttacataaaatgtcGTAATTTCAcagaactttttcgctttttacttaaaaagatacttatcacgtatcactttacattttttcttacgaatctacaatggatTAGGCCTAAGCaatacctcagatgttggcacgcttaaaCTCGTTTGATTCCGTAATATTCACCAGTATATTGGCCAGtgctgatgacgtcataaaccTACGCCATACTAGTGAATCGTTCCGAAATATACTGGCCAGTGCGTGATGTTATATTTAAGGTTAGTCAACAAAATAACTTACCTGTATTTGCTCTATGTTACACTTCAGGAGTTACTTTGAGCGTATAagatttcttttttgtattcgTCAATTACAATAAGTAAGTCTTTTTCAGACTCTATTATTCtttcttaatgaaaaataaataaattaatttcttgcGCCAACACCCGGTAAACACATAGACACTGTCATGTTCGTTTTATCAGTACAATATGGCGTAATATATCAGGACAATATGGCGTCGATTTCTGACGTCATGGGCACTGGCCAATATACTGGTGGATATTCCGGAACACATCCTTAATGTAATGTCAACATTGACatcttttgtgtttttaaaaatgattttgatattgctattattatattcaatttaaatgcattttatttgatttaaaaaaaaaaaaatcggttaacaaaacaaaccaaaaataaattattcaaaaatagcgaacctaaattatttaatcgtagataatcattataaatagcatataattaacaatcatAATTATGGCGAAGTCGTACatctgtataatattctatgtctATAATGTGACCTATAATAGGGTTTCAATTAAATTCgatagatagagtctttcttagtaGGATAGGTATCCGTACTTCgtgaatacatacttgaaatttcgcgAGTGGCATCCTTtcgacgagtctaccaaactttcctctccgattttgttttcgaaaagattgtgttttcaaatgagtataataatgtcatatttgagttatcgttttgaaaaaaacgcagcttgaatttgtcggacactatgaccacttgaaaacattaataattagtaaacaataaaatgtttgtccgacaaaaatactgaaccgatgagcttgtataccccctcgaacatgccgtactttgtttttgaatacgtacatggttcacttttgctgaattatttaataattattaatgttattatcaTAAAGATATGAATACGTACAGCAAGCCAGGGGCCAAAACTTGCGATATGCGTAGCGAGAGAGAAGATTGCTAGTGAGGTCCCTTATACGTAATATACTGACTttcgtttataaaatatatgtactagtgatgggacgaatattcGCATTTGCGAATATTCGCGTTTTTTTTAACATCAGCATTCGCAAAACACAATGCGaaagtttttgacaaaaaaccaTAATCAATAACCCCCATCGTCATCAATTGCAAAATAACCCCAAACTTCACTAATATGTACCTACTTTACTCATATTGTTGATTCATTCAATCTATCACTCCGAATTGCACTAAATAGTTTTTACTGCTTTTTAAAACAGCAAGGTTTTCAGAAGGCAGTATTTTCTCTTCATTTGTCAtctgaaaatatgttttaagttGCGAAACATAATTGTATTTTGGGTCACTGTTATCAATGCTAAGAGCGAGTTGATTTGTAAGGCAAATGGGTGGTAGATGGTTCGGAGGCATTGTCAAAAGATGACACAGCCAACCGAATGCACTTCCGAACACTCTAGTTATCAACTTGTTGATCCCAAACTTCGACCTGACAACCTAACCGGGTGTTGATTTGCTCAAGAAAAAAAGTGTCTTGAAGAAAGAGACTTGTGCTTTTTCTATATTGGGGTACCATAATTTCAGAATAATAGAGTAAAACGCTTAGGACAcaagtttcatataaatatgatCTAGTTTCAGGGCCgcccattttaaattttccaagaatTGACTTAGTACTTGACGTTGCGACATTTCCTTTTGCTACTTGTTTATAAGCTGCTAAACAatcttgatgtttttttttttttttttgtagtaaacaaTTAACTTTATCTAAATTCCATACTTATACAATCATTTACCTCCATGGGCGTAAAAAATCAGGGGGGTTTTAGCTACTAATTTGATATGAGTGAAAATTTTTGCTATTGTATTAATTAGAGCTATACCTCTATAATAATCCGGAAACTGTCTATCCACCTTGTTTTTGTAcagaaaacaatgaaaattattttcgtttaacAACGGTGTCAAAAAACGGGATGGCAGTATACTGGACTGCGTTGTGTATTAAACAGTAACCAGTATAGCTGACTAAAAACGAACGGCTTCGAAGTATACTATTCAGTCATAAATGTCATATCTTACAGTGGTCTCAGTGTATATCGGAACATACCCTCTGACGTCTGTGAATTTAACGTGGTTAGTGGCTTGTATTGGCTGCGTTCCGTATACACTGCGAGCAATGCTCAATGCTCTTACTATGTTAGAGAGAAATTCGTTCCGATATAGACTACGAGTGCACTACCGCAGTACTCTAAGGAAATTAATGACGTCATGAAACGTCCTGAATCGCCGCCTTTTTGTACTGCAAGCACTGGCGTTTTAGAGGTAAGGCACTCTCAGTGCTTTGGTCACGTGAtcgaattcaaataatatatattttcatttaacattAATGTAATGCATTGAtgttatagttttatatagacCAAGCATCGTCTATCTTTCCGTACAGCTagggatatttataaaaaaaagctgACATATGTCAGCTagggatatttatttaaaaaaaagatttatcaaACGAATATaaggacatttatcaaaaaaatatgcattGAATATAgggatatttttcaaaaacacatacattgaatgtcaaattttcatattacaaaatgttttacataaaatatcgtgatttcactgaactttttcgctttttgacttaaagaaaaaatactcacgaatcactttacattttttcttacgcaTCTTCAATGGTTGGACCTAAGCCATTACCTCAGAGgttggcacgcttaaaatcTTTGGACACTCAGTCTATATAACTCTAACATCAATGATGTAGtgcctaaaatttttattgataaaacaattttacttaacattttataattatggtgaataatttatttatattaataattgacacgaaatattataattgagaATATCTTACCTCTAAAACCCCAGTGCTTGCAGTACAAAAATGACGGAGATTCATGACGTTATTAATTCCCTTAGAGTACCACAAGACCACAGCAGTGCACTGGTAGTCTAAATCGGAACGATTTTCTCTCCAGTAAAAGCACTGAGCAGTGCTCGCAGTGTATATCGGAACGCAGCCATTATTCTATGGTTAGTGTTATTACTGTGGCGTTAGTCATTAGTGTTTAATATCACCagcatttcatttttaaatagataatattaactatttaaaaaatggcaaataattCATCTgttgataaaaacaatcctttgTTTATCAATgaagtaaatattaaagttgaacaagaattaaatattaacaaaattgaaacattAGATGACAACGTTACAATAGAAGATGGacgaattaaatatgaaataccaGAAGAAAACAGCAGTGATAGTGATAGTGTTGTAagtgaaaaacatgaaaatgatgaacaattgtatacaattaattacgaaaatattaaacttgaaaatgtaTTACATACCGAACTCATTGTTGGAGGTGAAATATTAGAAGAAACTGTTTTAGAAGAAAAACCGttttcttgtgatatttgtaataaaaaatatagtcatCAAAGTActttaattcaacataaacgtattcataaaggtgaaaaaccatttgtatgtgatatttgtgataaaagatTTGATCATCAAAGTAATTTAACTCGACATAAAATGATTCATAGTGgcgaaaaaccatttttatgtgatatttgtaataaatcatttaatcggCAAAATCATTTAGTTGAACATAAAATGATccatagtggagaaaaaccaatttcatgtgatatttgtaataaaagatttactcGGCAAAGTAGTTTAAATCGGCATAAACAaattcatagtggagaaaaaccgtttgcgtgtgatgtttgtaataaaagatttaatcGGCAAAGTTATCTAGTTCAACATAAACGTAATCATAAttgagaaaaaccattttcatgcaatatttatatattaactgTTTGctgattaaatgttttatcagcAAACtcatttaattcaacataaacggATTTATCATAGTggagataaataattttaatgcaatTGTAATAAAAGATAGTATTACTGACAGAAAGaagtaatgtaatttattttaataaaaattgaaaaaatgacaAGAGCCTCCTCACATGAAGACAAATTTATGGTTGCAAACTATGTTTTTAACCGTTAAGAAATTTGTGAAAGGCAATCAAAATGAGGATAATGCAAATAACCACAAGTTGCTTCCATATAGGGAGGTTTTGAATCAAACTTGATGGCgatagttaataataatgtaataatataaataaattaaaaaagtaaaattaaaattgtcttaTTTTTGAATTCCTCTAAAACCATCTTAGAGTttacctcggaatctaacggaataagctgaatttttgtacaaacattAATTTTGATAGCACAAAAGTCTCAGGAGTCACATATTGTTACGCGTGCGCGcccttagatattcaagatcAGAGGTCttgaaaatcacttttttgtgaatatctcgtttcttttgccttcaatctTATTAACATTTAGTATAAAAGTTgtacaagataaaattttttgtacgttgaaccGTTTTCAAAATAGAGGGTGCAGAAGATGGAGCGCTGAGCTATACATACCTTAGTGCcgagtcaatatttttaaatataaggtattaaataatcatttaagtggtatttaatgaataattatgtgaaaaaaccgtataatagataaggtcaatcgtgaatctcagtctattatgcggtttttgtccataattattcattaatgattattaaaattccttatatttgtaaatattgacccagcactgatgtacgttaagctgagcgcaTCTTTTGtgctatttcaaaaacggtaccacatacaaaaaaaagtttcagataaaagtagaaaattttattttctacaacttttataattaatgtttatacGATTGAaagcaaaagaaacgagatattcacaaaaaactgattttcgatacctttgaccttgaatatctaaggggAAATATctatatgtgacttttgagacaacatttgtattatcaaagtaaaggtttgtacaaaaattcagcttattccgttagattccgaggttgaccacTTATTTTGTCtaagataatatatattatCGGGTTATAAATGAATCTTCTCACTTAAAATCCTGAAATCTGTAGAGAAAGGGGTGTATGGAATGaatgtatattaaaacattttaaaaagaggtcagaatagtttaaaatgctaaagtaacccaaaactttagatgttttttattaatatagccctttttacaacatccacgcCTCCCCCTctcgctttcatattttttgtaaattcaaaatttttatgacgtataaaggggattttggggtcgctgatctcgaatttttctcgaaaatgttttaaaatacatttattccatacaccccttTCCCCTaatagcgcgggggttaaaacttaaaaattttgctttgaatcatatagacctcttttaaaaagagttttctgaggccaaagcaaaaaacaccccccaaagccagttcATACACCCCCAagcaattatttccagaaagtgttaaattttccgtttttcacaaaaatatagatattaaagataaaatcgaaagataataaaaaatgctacaatttaaaaaaaaaaattaacctttaccatatgtatgtatacataggtatatatatatatatatatatatatatatacgaaacctccccaaaaaaatatgaggagtagttcttaacatggactacaaacctgccaaatttggatatgcaccgatgtctcctcttgcgaatataaaataaaaatgataaaatttctgaaaaaaattacattttcgacgccattttgttggttagacatgttgcaccactccgggaaagtaaaaaattaaaaatacttattttga includes:
- the LOC123301463 gene encoding uncharacterized protein LOC123301463 yields the protein MKKTNYPLLHKKCSVKFTSQIEPNIKIRDSIKVIREPNSRFKETSSYDDTDQCLSKSDENIQKYSKPEMNSCLQYAQRILELEGKCNETKKYCSVDDLTPYEKKIVNRQVSKKISFPPDVQVYKDLIPLDVPTEKIKQFNDRNKTSKIEFRKKDITPKLSDFYTPKTKSEYKVIVDSPILSDVPVRQYNGMTLHQKISSWTIEDL